The Mercurialis annua linkage group LG7, ddMerAnnu1.2, whole genome shotgun sequence genome includes the window CAAACTGTATCATAAGCTTGAAGTCCATAGTTATTCAGCTCATAACCTACTGAACCATTTTGTTGCATTTCCTTCCACCGAGACAGGAAAGCTCTTTTCTGGCTAGACTCTGGAATATGTTGACGAAGCCCAACTACCCCGTCAAGCATATTAAGTGAAGTTCGATTTTCCCGAGAAAATGAATCTATTGTAGCGGAAAGCCAATCTGTTGCAAACCAAACATAATTGTAGGTCATCATTTGAAGCTTTTTTGCAGCCTTAAAGATTCGCAAATGGGGATCCGGATTAACATGAACAACATAAACACGTGGACCGAGCAGTTTAGATTTCCTGAGCAAATTCATAATTTCATCTTCATCAAAGCTGACAGACAACTTCATTTTATACATCTTTGACAAATTCTTTTCAAGTTCATCTTCCAAAGCAGCTACCCCATTCCTCCCAGGATCATCATCCACATAAATTGCAATTATCTCTTTCCACCCATAAAAGGCGATCAATTCAGCCATCGCAGCCATCTGGTAAGAGTCGCTTTGTGTAGTTCGGACAAAAAACGGGAACTGCAGAGCAGAAAGAGTAGGATCAGTAGCAGCGTATGAAACAAGAGGCACTTGAAGACCATTTGCAATTTGAGAAATCATATGAGCTATTCCGGAGGACTGGGGGCCAATTACAGTTACTACTTCTTTCCCAAGTACCTGGAAAGCTGACAGACAAATATAGAGTGAAAACCACATTAAAAATTAGCTAAACAATACAGAATAATCCTATTACCAAAATGAATGCTCAAGATCAATTTTTTTGTGCAATTTCATGCTTCTACATCAAAATTCCAAGGTTCTATACCTTGTTTAATCCTCAACTATAAATTAAAGCCCTATCAAACCCAGCACAACATATAAGAAGAAAAAACTTAGCAGCAATACAGTCACACAGATTACATTCAATCCTCATGGTCATAGTCCaattctttaaattataaaactcaagctaataaaaaagaaaatttcttGCCATATTAAGAGAAAATTGCCCCCAAAGTAAGGGGCTTTGAAGATTGCTTACCTCCAACAGAACCCAAGAAGACATTACACTGTGCATCCTCCATGAGCAGCCTCAGCTCAGTCCCATTAAGAATTTTTGCTACCTTATTAATATCAGAAACTGCAGCTTCCATTGCTGGCTTTGCAGCTCTACCAATAACAGAATCAAAACTAAAAACTGctccaacatttacaaactcagGCCTTTGGCAAGAAACTAAACAACTAAGAACCACCCATATCAAAACAAACAAAGTTATTGGCTTTTCCATAAAATTCAATGTCAAAGCCAAGAAAACAAAGTTTCATGCAACAAAACTCCATTCAAAAATAAAGACTCAAAACCCAACATCAAATAAGTTGTTTTTAGTATAGCAGTAGTAGTACTATTATCCATTTTTGTGGAAATATGTAAGATTTAGtcatataaaaaaatggaaagaaaGAATAAGACTGGACAATGACATTTAAGAAGAGTAGTAAATGTAAATGAGGTTGTGGTAGGGATGGACATGTGGGGACAATTTGGGAAAGATGGTTACAGAAAATTATGTAGTACAAAGAATCAATGCTTACGAAGAAAACAAAACGTGCAAGTTGATTTACAGCATTAGATTTAGAGCTTGTGGGAATCATGTAAAGACAGAATAAAGATGAAAGACAGAAGAAAATTTACGTCTATAAGATGTTTTCCATTGGTGGTTACAACTTTTTTTTCTGATGGAATTAGTGGTTAGAATAGAACTTAGAATCTTACATAATTTAGTATAATTACCATGCTGCTGACTTTAGGctaaagtattaattttttatattttagaaagttttatattttaattttgtttaattaaaaaacaattttttttagtgttttagttCTATTAAATTAAACTTTACTATTAAAATTcagttatatattttaaaaaaaaattaaactaagtaatttaatttaattttaagagTAGtaataatgatttttaaattgattatatgGTTGGTAGAGTTGTACATAGAGAGTTCCCTTCAAAATTGACCGACAtggaaatttattaaatattcaaCTTCACTGAAGTTTAGTTCAAACTACAACTGAATTAAACAATTCTTTTagtacaaaaataattattcattcaTTTCATTTTGACTATTCATTTACTTTTTATGATActaaaaagttcatttataaattaaaacataatttatttataaagaaaattaaatattagagtaaaattaaaccaaatactTTCTGAAAGCTAAAGCATTAAACTGAccgaataatttatattttaggtgttcaaagtcctttttaaaatgaaaagaaattgCTTGAATTAAGAATGCCAAGCATTAAAGCTGAATTTTGTCACTTCACAAGCTTGAGCATGTGGGCTTGAGTCCAAACAAAAGCCCAAAATAAGCTTCACCTTCTAGGCTCTAGCTACTGTAAACATGTGAAAATCCAATTTTCAGATAAGGGCTTTTTGGTCATTTAGCCATAAAACTAGATAACAGTCGTTTTGGATAGGGATAATGGCTTCTTCTTCCGTTAGAATTTTAAAGTAATGCTCTTTGAAAGCTGCTGTTGGTGGTGATAATGGCTTCTTCAATTACCTCCTCTTTTCATACCAGGTCAAAtgcctaaccctaaccctaactcTTTATAATTTATGCTTTATCATTTCTTATGCTATACAATTACACAACTGTACTTGTTTCAATTTGGTTAATGCTCATTTGATAACATATAAATTACTTTTGgtggttttgaaattttggattttttttccttgtcttcttttcttttgtcaAGCTCTTGAAATTAATATGATTATGAACATTTAGTTCTGTGACACTAAGTTCACTCAGTTATGCTGCATTTTCAATTTATGCAATTTTTCACAATTTCTAGAAGGATATATTAGTTCTTTTTGTTAAGTTATACTACACATAATTGGTTCATGTGAATGCTGTTCTTTTTTCTTGTCAAAAAATTATTGACTTCTGATGGAGATAGAATGAGGATTTTGCTAAATTggactattggatttgtttgctaataGATTTTATATTCCTAGTTCTTGGTTTGATTGTTCTTTCTATGATATTTCAGCCATCTGAGATCTGTATTTTTGGGTGAGAGAAATGGAATTTGTGTACCTATTGTTCCACAAACTCGAATTGGCTTTGCAAAGAAGACTATAGAATGCAAGGAGTCACGAATAGGTAAGCAGCCAATTGAGGTGCCTTCCACTGTGACCTTTGCGCTGAATGGCCAAGATGTTCAAGTTAAGGGTCCGTTGGGGGAGCTTTCATTAAGTTATCCTCGAGAAATCAAGATTGAAAGAGAGGAAAATggattaattagagtaaaaaagGCATTGGAAACAAGAAGAGCCAACCAAATGCATGGACTTTTCAGGTAAACTCTTCTGTCCAGTTTGATAATATTTCATGATGTATTTatccggaaaaaaaaaattcattatgtTTTTGCCATGTGTCATCTTTGCAATAAGGAAACTCAATAGTGACTGTTAAGTAGGGGTGTAAATGGGGTAGGCCCGAGTTATTCCAAGCTCGAGCTCGAATGGGCTTAAATTTTCATGCTCGAGCTTGAGCTCGAACAACATCCCAGCTACTCGAGTTCGAACTCGATTCGAgtttaataaagaaaaagataGTTCTTGCACATTTATCATATTTCGtgcatttaattattattttgactaATCATAGAGTTCAACCAATTAAGATTATATCCACCTAGTACatatataaattgttaatttatgtGTGTAAAGAGGCTTGTTTAGGCTCGCGAGCCTGATGAGCCTCTTTAATTGATACTTTGGCTTGGCTCGAGATGAAACTCGAGCAGCTCGAGCTTGAGGGGATCGCGAGTAGCCCGACTCGTTTACGCTCCTACTGTTATGGTATATTCTTGATTGTAGGAAAGTAATGTGTTTGACATGCCTATCAGTGAATTTCATGTCTAATAAAACACGAAACAGATTTCGAGAGTCTGAGCAAGAAGACAATTAGAGTTTAGGCCTACTTTCCTAGCCCTCATCTCCGAAACAAGATCCCTACTTGCTTAGACTGCTTTAATCTAACAAAGACGCCTCATTAGAATGTCATCCAGAAGAATATACTATCGGTTGTTTTGATTTAACTAACTGTTGCGGCTATAATAGCCTCATATGTCAAAGTTCATTTAAATCCAGTGACATATACTACTGAATTGCTCACAGCCAatggaaatttttaaaatgttcagGACACTTACAGACAACATGGTGGTGGGAGTTTCCAAAGGATTTGAGAAGAGACTTCAATTAGTTGGTGTTGGTTATCGTGCCACCGTAGAAGGAACAGACTTGGTATTAAGTCTGGGATTCTCTCACCCAGTCCGAATGGCAATTCCTGATGACCTAAAAGTGAAAGTGGAAGAAAACACCAGGATCATTATTAGCGGATACGATAAGTGCAACATTGGTCAATTTGCTGCTTCTGTTAGGAAATGGAGACCTCCTGAACCATACAAGGGTAAAGGTGTCAGGTATGTCAATGAAGTTATCAGATTAAAGGAAGGAAAAGCAGGCAAGAAGAAATGattattgttatttaattttgtatcaATTTGTCAATCTGTTAATCCCCACTCTAATTTATTTGCATCAGCCCCATGTATTTCAGCTACTCGTTAAATCGACAagcattttgtttttatttttatttctttttttctttcactaTGAACAAATGATGGAAAACTGACACTTTTATCGCTTCTGCAAagagtaaaatatattttcgcATTAAACTAAAAAGCTGTTCttgttttgttcaattttaacgTTGCTGATGATTGTAATTTGCAGAATTGCAATTcaagaaacaaaaaatgaaaataaaacagcAGTAAAGTAGATGCTGCTAATAAAACTGGTAGTATTTCATAATTGCAGTTCAAGTATTAACTTGGATTTGAACTTAAAAATAGTGGAAGCAATAAAGAACGATACTAAAAAAGATTGTTTTCTTAAGCTACTGATATACTAATTAAATGAGATGTTGATAATATCTACTGTCACCACTACTGTTCCCATTTCCAACTCTGTACAGAACAGAACTCCCACCACCAGAGCTTTTTCTTGGACTTCATCTCTGCAGTAAACACATGATGAGAAAAATTAGCCATAAAACAAAGTAGAATGAGTGAATGAATGAAGCATAATTAAAGGGCTGAGTTGAGATAATACCTAAGAGCTGGCTTCCTGCTCCTCCTCATTGTGAACTTCAGAAATCGATTTCTCAGATCCTTCCTCCGACTTCTCGATGCTTCCATTCTAATTATTATTCAATAGAAAACACAGTTAAATTAATCGCTTAGACAAGGACTGGATTAAACTTTGAAATATGAAGGAATATACATACAAGTTTCTGCTTCTTGTAAGCTGCAAGAACTGTCTCATACTCAGCTTTCCTCTTCAGTGCCTTTTCAGCATATGGAGCTTTCTCCTGTTACATTTCcaccatttaaattatttaccaaCACAGACATAACATAGAACAAGAATTACAGTGAATTAAATGGCTTAAATTACGTAAGAAATATCGTACCGCATCAGTGAGAGATTTCCACTTCTCACCACCTGCTTTCCCTACCTGCAAGCAAGATTTACACACAGATCTCAGTTACAATGTTTGATCATTAGCAATCAGTAGCTTCACTTAACAAAAAAACACAGCATAAGTCAATTACTGTCAACAAGCGCATTAACAGAGATCCTCTTAATCTCTGTTTAATGATCACctagataaattaaaatattatttcaaattaaaacaCAACCACCTGAAATTAGTGTTGATTCAAATTcttaatcattaattaaaaacataaaatcctattttaaaatagattaaattaCTATACTCAATTGATCATCTactttatttacaaattttttgatcagttgtaaatttaaaaacagTCCAAACAAACAAGCAGATAATTAGATTGAAATCAGAAACAAAATAAGCAAATCAATCAACAAGAAGAATGAGAGAGTATATATGTCTTACAGCGGCGACTGCTTTGTTATCAGGAAACTTCTCCTTGAAGTATTTCCTGAACTCCTCCCTGCACCgtaaaatttaagccaaaattcgAAGAAAACAATTAAAAGCGAATCTAAAAATCTTTGAAGCAGAAgatgaaagaaaattaaaatattacatgaaaacaaaaaaagcaGAAGCAGGACGTTTAGGAGCATTAGGATCCTTAGTATTATTAGCAACCGAGTTCTTCTTCTTTGGTGCCTTTGCCTCTGCTTTGCGTGCCTTCATGATCCTTCAAAATCACCAAAAATATAGAGAAATTAATAAGCAAAATCTAATAATGCGAGTCACAACAGCACTAAAATTAACATTACCATAAGTTTTCA containing:
- the LOC126657445 gene encoding 50S ribosomal protein L6, chloroplastic yields the protein MASSITSSFHTSHLRSVFLGERNGICVPIVPQTRIGFAKKTIECKESRIGKQPIEVPSTVTFALNGQDVQVKGPLGELSLSYPREIKIEREENGLIRVKKALETRRANQMHGLFRTLTDNMVVGVSKGFEKRLQLVGVGYRATVEGTDLVLSLGFSHPVRMAIPDDLKVKVEENTRIIISGYDKCNIGQFAASVRKWRPPEPYKGKGVRYVNEVIRLKEGKAGKKK
- the LOC126656205 gene encoding HMG1/2-like protein; its protein translation is MKGPLNVVVAHKKPEIMKARKAEAKAPKKKNSVANNTKDPNAPKRPASAFFVFMEEFRKYFKEKFPDNKAVAAVGKAGGEKWKSLTDAEKAPYAEKALKRKAEYETVLAAYKKQKLNGSIEKSEEGSEKSISEVHNEEEQEASS